In Zea mays cultivar B73 chromosome 7, Zm-B73-REFERENCE-NAM-5.0, whole genome shotgun sequence, the following proteins share a genomic window:
- the LOC103632088 gene encoding LOW QUALITY PROTEIN: protein EARLY FLOWERING 5 (The sequence of the model RefSeq protein was modified relative to this genomic sequence to represent the inferred CDS: inserted 1 base in 1 codon), with amino-acid sequence MTHFYEFTERRCISQSACFAKFLVWFHAGRILPRSGRAREPLAAVAVPLPEGERDEKEEGKMKTTKGGKAMNPTDAFRKEQRKKELKRNKKERKKVRDVGILKKDPEAIWEQIEKLEKMKADGALDKARKHKKRQLEDTYNLIVKKRKEYEQKMKEKGEQPIMFSHLAPPKRRPTGDEDGRANPKPEDSVYYHPTLNPSGAPPPGKPPMYKSSIGPRIPPPSSSSTGASSSMSESEAGPTTLPPPPPPPPLPDTSESIDPPAPPFPLPPLPPLPPPPPKPNSDAALPGLPLPPPGPPLRESVSGHTVLPPPLPPSQRSSNPPPASSANESKTDSAWPLVVLPPPPPPPGLSPKSYDMEAAGTSKDTPGLKEDTAARVLPPPPPPSLPPLPPMQSDMLSPGVMRLPPPPPPPDSRPSLMAPGVSRPPPPPPGXPPSQMPIPPYGVLPGPPPMLRPPFLLGPSMQLDELAAFAPRPQLPQQPSYVKSAAPTVVKRPLAQHTPELTAMVPASVRVKRESALPKPKPKVQQQQQLSTASISRPSVTLIRSDARPSSAAPKPPSMDDSYLAFLEDMKELGALDG; translated from the exons ATGACCCATTTTTACGAGTTCACCGAGAGGCGGTGTATTTCGCAGAGCGCCTGTTTTGCCAAATTCCTCGTTTGGTTCCACGCCGGACGCATCCTCCCACGCTCGGGCCGGGCGCGTGAACCCCTCGCCGCCGTCGCAGTCCCGTTGCCGGAGGGCGAGAGGGACGAGAAAGAAGAGGGCAAGATGAAGACGACCAAGGGGGGCAAGGCGATGAACCCCACAGACGCGTTCCGCAAGGAGCAGCGGAAGAAGGAGCTCAAGCGG AACAAAAAGGAAAGGAAGAAAGTGCGGGATGTTGGCATTTTGAAAAAGGATCCGGAGGCTATATGGGAGCAGATTGAGAAATTGGAGAAGATGA AGGCTGATGGTGCTCTGGACAAGGCTAGGAAGCATAAGAAAAGACAGCTTGAGGATACATACAATCTTATTGTTAAGAAACGTAAG GAATATGAACAGAAAATGAAAGAGAAGGGTGAACAACCGATTATGTTCAG CCATCTTGCACCACCAAAGAGGCGGCCTACAGGAGATGAAGATGGTAGAGCTAATCCTAAGCCCGAG GACTCTGTTTACTATCATCCAACCTTAAATCCATCTGGAGCACCGCCACCTGGAAAACCTCCGATGTACAAATCATCTATAG GGCCAAGGATCCCACCGCCTTCCTCATCCAGCACTGGGGCCTCATCTTCCATGTCAGAGTCTGAAGCAGGTCCAACGACcctgccaccccctccaccaccaccgccatTGCCAGACACCTCAGAGTCCATTGATCCACCTGCTCCTCCTTTCCCTTTGCCTCCACTCCCGCCACTGCCCCCACCACCACCTAAACCTAACAGTGACGCAGCATTGCCAGGCTTACCTCTGCCTCCTCCTGGTCCACCTCTGAGAGAATCTGTATCAGGTCATACAGTACTTCCGCCGCCACTGCCTCCATCACAGAGGTCTTCAAATCCACCACCAGCATCTAGTGCGAATGAAAGCAAAACAGATTCTGCTTGG CCCTTAGTTGTGTTGCCTCCACCACCCCCGCCACCTGGGTTGTCACCAAAATCATATGACATGGAGGCTGCTGGCACTTCAAAGGACACTCCTGGACTTAAAGAAGATACTGCAGCGAGAGTCTTACCACCACCGCCTCCACCTAGTTTGCCGCCTTTACCTCCAATGCAATCTGATATGCTATCTCCTGGAGTCATGAGATTAccaccacctccgccaccaccagATTCAAGGCCATCGCTTATGGCTCCTGGTGTTAGCAGGCCCCCTCCACCTCCTCCAG TTCCCCCGTCTCAAATGCCAATACCACCAT ATGGTGTCCTCCCTGGTCCGCCACCGATGCTTAGGCCTCCATTTTTGCTAGGACCCTCTATGCAACTAGATGAGCTTGCTGCCTTTGCCCCAAGGCCTCAGTTACCTCAGCAGCCATCATATGTAAAGTCGGCTGCCCCAACAGTTGTTAAGAGACCATTAGCACAGCACACTCCTGAGCTGACGGCTATG GTTCCTGCATCAGTTCGTGTCAAGAGAGAATCTGCGCTCCCCAAACCAAAACCAaaggtgcagcagcagcagcagctatcAACAGCATCCATTTCAAGGCCTTCAGTGACCCTCATAAGAAGTGATGCTCGGCCTTCTTCAGCGGCACCCAAGCCGCCAAGTATGGACGACTCCTACTTGGCATTCTTGGAAGATATGAAGGAACTAGGGGCACTTGATGGGTAA